In Amycolatopsis jiangsuensis, the following proteins share a genomic window:
- the eccCa gene encoding type VII secretion protein EccCa yields MSRLDFRRPPRLAAPRPPGGEVHLEPPPEVPRTIPASILAKALPIVMVVVSLGLLVFLFQTGNGNPLTIVFGATTFLGSLGMIAGGGGKGGGQKKAEMDEDRKDYLRYLGQMRDRAREAMVDQRAALEWVHPDPQSLWSLGASRRMWERRHNDSDFLHLRVGLSSHRLATRLVPPQTGPIDELEPITTLALRRFVQSHSIVPDLPTQIALRGFAAVCLRGDLELTRGLARAMLAQLVSFHGPDDVMIAVATSGRAMQEWEWAKWLPHVQHPSLSDGIGQLRMMAGSLAQLEAWLDEELGERQRFSRNATPAPDQPHVVIIIDDGEVTREEQIILEEGLVGVTLIDLSDSLGNLAARRGLRLVVEEDRLGARSAGGVEWFGRPDWLSVVEAQALARLIAPYRVGTGGGEVSDDEPLLSNPTLLELLGIPGDPMTFDVQGAWRPRPVRDRYRVPFGVGEYGQAVELDIKEAAMEGMGPHGLCIGATGSGKSEFLRTLVLGLLATHSSTNLNMILVDFKGGATFLGLDKAPHVAATITNLAGDLTLVDRMKDAIAGEVNRRQEALAKGNYKNVWDYEKARENGADLDPLPALFICIDEFSEMLTAKPDFIDIFLQIGRVGRSLQMHMLLASQRLEEGKLRGLDTYLSYRIGLKTFSAAESRAAIGVPDAFELPSIPGSGYLKFDTSTMVRFKASYVSGPYRPAGIKAAGPAATVVRADKRPQLFVPDFVELPPEPEPEPEPIAEEEPQRKESDEASEPSELEVMVDRFIGQGPPAHEVWLPPLDEPNSLDTMLPNLNPTEDRGLSPVGFFGNGRLQVPLGIVDRPFEQRRDMLWGDFSGAAGHGIVAGGPQSGKSTMLRTLIMSMALTHTPEETQFYCLDLGGGTLAGLADLPHVGGVAVARREPDKARRIVAELTTLMTEREGRFGTLGIDSMTEFRNRKRRGEITAEQDPFGDAFLIVDNWRALRDDFDELEQSITRLATQGLAYGVHVIISANRWADLRPAIKDMIGTRFELRLGDPTESEMDRRTAGNVPTGRPGRGLTRDKLHLLTGLPRIDGSSDPDTIAAGVADAVAKIRGAWRGRTAPQVRLLPDLITYDEVLAQDHRRDTQLVPFGVNEENLAPVYLDFDAEPHFFAFADGESGKTNLLRQIARGISERYTPQQGVILLVDYRRTMLGFLSGDSLLGYAVSSAQLDTMIKDVHGSMTRRLPGPDVTQDQLKNRSWWTGPELFILVDDYDLVATQTNNPLKPLSEFLAQAKDVGLHLIVVRRTGGASRASYDPVIGKLKELAAPGMVMNGSKDEGALIGNIKAGPMPPGRGIMLSRKGGRQLIQASWIQPD; encoded by the coding sequence ATGAGCAGGCTGGATTTCAGGAGGCCGCCGCGGCTGGCCGCGCCGCGTCCGCCGGGCGGCGAGGTGCATCTCGAGCCGCCGCCCGAGGTCCCCCGCACCATCCCGGCGAGCATCCTGGCGAAGGCACTGCCCATCGTCATGGTCGTGGTGTCACTGGGGTTGCTCGTCTTCCTGTTCCAGACCGGCAACGGGAACCCGCTGACGATCGTCTTCGGCGCCACGACTTTCCTCGGCTCGCTGGGAATGATCGCCGGTGGCGGCGGCAAGGGTGGCGGCCAGAAGAAGGCCGAGATGGACGAGGATCGCAAGGATTATCTGCGGTATCTCGGTCAGATGCGGGACCGTGCCCGGGAGGCGATGGTCGACCAGCGGGCCGCGTTGGAGTGGGTGCATCCGGATCCGCAGTCGTTGTGGTCGCTGGGGGCGAGCCGCCGGATGTGGGAGCGCCGGCACAACGACTCCGATTTTCTGCATCTGCGGGTGGGACTCAGTTCCCATCGCCTGGCGACAAGGCTGGTTCCCCCGCAGACGGGCCCGATCGACGAACTGGAACCGATCACGACATTGGCGTTGCGCCGGTTCGTCCAGTCGCATTCGATCGTGCCGGATCTCCCGACCCAGATCGCCTTGCGTGGCTTCGCCGCGGTCTGCCTGCGCGGCGACCTCGAGCTGACGAGAGGACTGGCCAGGGCGATGCTCGCCCAGCTGGTTTCCTTTCATGGCCCGGATGACGTGATGATCGCGGTGGCGACGAGTGGTCGGGCGATGCAGGAGTGGGAGTGGGCGAAGTGGCTTCCGCATGTGCAGCATCCGTCGTTGTCGGATGGTATCGGCCAGTTGCGGATGATGGCGGGGTCGTTGGCGCAGCTGGAGGCGTGGCTGGATGAGGAGCTGGGGGAGCGGCAGCGGTTTTCGCGGAATGCGACGCCGGCGCCGGACCAGCCGCATGTGGTGATCATCATCGATGATGGTGAGGTCACGCGTGAGGAGCAGATCATCCTGGAGGAGGGTCTGGTCGGGGTCACGTTGATCGATTTGTCGGATTCGCTGGGGAATCTGGCGGCGCGGCGCGGGTTGCGGCTGGTGGTGGAGGAAGACCGCCTGGGTGCCCGGAGTGCCGGTGGGGTGGAGTGGTTCGGCCGGCCGGACTGGTTGAGTGTGGTGGAGGCGCAGGCGCTGGCCCGGTTGATCGCGCCGTATCGGGTGGGGACCGGTGGTGGTGAGGTCAGTGACGACGAGCCGTTGCTGTCGAATCCGACGTTGCTGGAGTTGCTGGGGATTCCCGGGGACCCGATGACGTTCGATGTGCAGGGGGCGTGGCGGCCGCGGCCGGTGCGGGATCGGTACCGGGTGCCGTTCGGGGTCGGGGAGTACGGGCAGGCCGTCGAGCTGGACATCAAGGAAGCCGCGATGGAGGGCATGGGCCCGCACGGGTTGTGCATCGGGGCGACCGGGTCGGGTAAGTCGGAGTTCCTGCGCACCTTGGTGCTGGGACTGCTGGCCACGCATTCGTCGACGAATCTGAACATGATTCTGGTGGACTTCAAGGGTGGCGCGACGTTTTTGGGGTTGGACAAGGCCCCGCACGTGGCGGCCACGATCACCAACCTCGCCGGGGACCTGACGCTGGTGGACCGGATGAAGGACGCGATCGCCGGTGAGGTCAACCGCCGCCAGGAAGCGCTGGCCAAGGGCAACTACAAGAACGTGTGGGATTACGAGAAGGCCCGGGAGAACGGGGCGGATCTGGATCCGTTGCCGGCGTTGTTCATCTGTATCGACGAGTTTTCCGAGATGTTGACCGCGAAGCCGGACTTCATCGACATCTTCCTGCAGATCGGGCGGGTGGGCCGGTCGCTGCAGATGCACATGCTGCTTGCCTCGCAGCGGCTGGAGGAAGGCAAGCTGCGTGGCCTGGACACGTATCTGTCGTATCGGATCGGGTTGAAAACGTTCTCCGCGGCCGAGTCCCGGGCGGCGATCGGGGTGCCGGACGCGTTCGAGCTGCCCTCGATCCCCGGCTCGGGGTATCTGAAGTTCGACACCTCGACCATGGTGCGGTTCAAAGCCTCCTACGTCTCCGGCCCCTACCGCCCGGCCGGGATCAAGGCGGCCGGGCCGGCGGCGACGGTGGTGCGGGCGGACAAGCGCCCGCAGCTGTTCGTGCCGGACTTCGTCGAGCTGCCCCCCGAGCCGGAACCCGAACCGGAACCGATCGCCGAGGAGGAACCGCAGCGCAAAGAGTCGGACGAGGCGAGCGAGCCCAGCGAGCTGGAGGTGATGGTCGATCGGTTCATCGGGCAGGGCCCGCCCGCGCACGAGGTGTGGCTGCCGCCGCTGGACGAACCCAACTCGCTGGACACCATGCTGCCCAACCTCAACCCCACCGAGGACCGCGGTCTCTCGCCGGTCGGGTTTTTCGGCAACGGCCGGTTGCAGGTGCCGCTGGGGATCGTGGACCGGCCCTTCGAGCAACGCCGCGACATGCTCTGGGGCGACTTCTCCGGCGCGGCCGGGCACGGCATCGTCGCCGGCGGCCCCCAGTCGGGCAAATCGACCATGCTGCGGACGCTGATCATGTCGATGGCCCTGACCCACACCCCGGAGGAAACCCAGTTCTACTGCCTCGACCTCGGTGGCGGCACCCTGGCCGGGCTCGCGGACCTCCCGCACGTCGGCGGGGTCGCGGTCGCCCGCCGCGAACCCGACAAAGCCCGCCGGATCGTGGCCGAGCTGACCACCCTGATGACCGAACGCGAAGGCCGCTTCGGCACCCTGGGCATCGACTCGATGACCGAGTTCCGCAACCGCAAACGCCGCGGCGAGATCACCGCCGAGCAGGACCCCTTCGGCGACGCGTTCCTGATCGTGGACAACTGGCGCGCCCTGCGCGACGACTTCGACGAACTCGAACAGTCCATCACCCGCCTGGCCACCCAGGGCCTCGCCTACGGCGTGCACGTGATCATCTCCGCGAACCGGTGGGCCGACCTGCGCCCGGCGATCAAAGACATGATCGGCACCCGCTTCGAACTACGCCTCGGTGACCCCACCGAATCCGAAATGGACCGCCGCACCGCCGGCAACGTCCCCACCGGACGCCCCGGCCGCGGCCTGACCCGCGACAAACTCCACCTGCTCACCGGGCTGCCCCGCATCGACGGCTCCAGCGACCCCGACACCATCGCCGCCGGCGTCGCCGACGCCGTCGCGAAAATCCGCGGCGCCTGGCGCGGCCGCACCGCACCCCAGGTCCGGCTGCTGCCCGACCTGATCACCTACGACGAGGTCCTCGCCCAGGACCACCGCCGCGACACCCAGCTCGTGCCGTTCGGGGTCAACGAGGAAAACCTCGCGCCGGTCTACCTCGACTTCGACGCCGAACCCCACTTCTTCGCCTTCGCCGACGGCGAATCCGGCAAAACCAACCTGCTACGCCAGATCGCCCGCGGTATCTCCGAGCGCTACACCCCCCAACAAGGCGTCATCCTGCTCGTGGACTACCGCCGCACCATGCTCGGCTTCCTCTCCGGCGACTCCCTGCTCGGCTACGCCGTGTCCTCCGCACAGCTGGACACCATGATCAAAGACGTGCACGGCTCCATGACCCGGCGCCTGCCCGGACCCGACGTCACCCAGGACCAACTCAAAAACCGCTCCTGGTGGACCGGACCCGAACTGTTCATCCTCGTCGACGACTACGACCTCGTCGCCACCCAAACCAACAACCCACTCAAACCGCTGTCCGAATTCCTCGCCCAAGCCAAAGACGTCGGCCTGCACCTGATCGTCGTCCGCCGCACCGGCGGCGCCTCCCGCGCCTCCTACGACCCCGTCATCGGCAAACTCAAAGAACTCGCCGCACCCGGCATGGTCATGAACGGCTCCAAAGACGAAGGCGCCCTCATCGGCAACATCAAAGCCGGCCCCATGCCCCCCGGCCGCGGCATCATGCTCAGCCGCAAAGGCGGCCGCCAACTCATCCAAGCCTCATGGATCCAACCCGACTGA
- a CDS encoding TetR/AcrR family transcriptional regulator: MARESGSASTAAGVSSRETILNGARALIAEKGYDGMAISDLCTKSGFPPSSIYYHFGNKLGVLAALLERTFEELHALFPNPSSFDDRAPLDRLEAWFTAACASLDERPDYLRLLLVISVGPQKDSESVRATVRRIRDYAHASWVDALTPVLAPEGGRENEALIDQLAVLGQALTDGLSVANSLDGVTYRSQVTPFVALIRGLAEQRARPATKRKR; encoded by the coding sequence ATGGCGAGGGAATCTGGCTCCGCGTCGACCGCGGCCGGTGTGAGCAGTCGAGAGACCATCCTGAACGGGGCTCGTGCCCTCATCGCCGAAAAAGGCTACGACGGCATGGCGATTTCGGACCTGTGCACGAAGTCCGGCTTCCCGCCGAGTTCGATCTACTACCACTTCGGGAACAAACTCGGCGTTCTCGCCGCGCTCCTCGAGCGCACTTTCGAGGAGCTGCACGCACTGTTCCCCAATCCGTCGTCGTTCGACGACCGGGCGCCGCTGGACCGGCTCGAGGCGTGGTTCACCGCGGCGTGCGCCTCGCTCGACGAGCGGCCCGACTATCTCCGGCTCCTGCTGGTGATCAGTGTGGGCCCGCAGAAGGATTCCGAGTCGGTCCGCGCCACGGTGCGCCGGATCCGGGACTACGCGCACGCGTCCTGGGTGGACGCACTCACCCCCGTCCTGGCACCGGAGGGCGGCAGGGAGAACGAGGCCCTGATCGACCAGCTGGCAGTCCTCGGCCAGGCCCTGACCGACGGGCTCTCGGTGGCCAACAGCCTCGACGGGGTGACCTACCGTTCGCAGGTCACCCCGTTCGTCGCCTTGATCCGCGGCCTGGCCGAGCAGCGCGCCCGTCCCGCCACCAAGCGGAAACGCTGA
- a CDS encoding ATP-grasp domain-containing protein, whose protein sequence is MPISEAAHVSKDPDKGYIALLGWSLNAIEALERFDRRYLVVAPDWAEQYCAEHGIPYLTWNFERLNDRSMEIAEILRDEGVDVAIPLFEETVEWAGAINSVLLDNPRLFGQAMLLRDKALMKRRAQLGGIRVGIFEEAHDRDDVIRFLKRVNQTLLKLDGDPNDPIHLKAFDKAGCLGHRVIRTPDEIDTIPDEEFPVLMESHLDGWEFAVEAWIHNGKVKFLNISEYVTLGYSVFVPATPELERYRPQITAQIEKLVKAFDIEFGFLHPEYFVTSDGEMYFGEVAYRPPGFKVFELLERAYGFNAYQGLVLAFDPKTTEEEIDAFFPREVVDATGVAGCFGVYPRRRVVSDLQIPQETEDDDYYESHDLSAPVEETVTKRTAFGTHWGLLYFFGDDPYRMRELLKRQEDLDFYV, encoded by the coding sequence GTGCCTATTTCGGAGGCCGCGCACGTCAGCAAGGACCCGGACAAGGGGTACATCGCGCTCCTGGGATGGAGCCTGAACGCCATCGAGGCGCTCGAACGTTTCGACCGGCGGTACCTGGTCGTCGCCCCGGACTGGGCCGAGCAGTACTGCGCCGAACACGGCATTCCCTATCTGACGTGGAACTTCGAGCGGCTCAACGACCGTTCGATGGAAATCGCGGAAATTCTCCGGGACGAGGGGGTCGACGTCGCGATCCCGCTGTTCGAGGAGACCGTGGAGTGGGCGGGCGCGATCAACTCCGTGCTGCTCGACAATCCCCGGCTGTTCGGGCAGGCGATGTTGTTGCGGGACAAGGCTTTGATGAAGCGCCGCGCGCAGCTGGGCGGGATCCGGGTCGGGATCTTCGAGGAGGCGCACGACCGCGACGACGTGATCCGGTTCCTCAAGCGGGTCAACCAGACCCTGCTCAAGCTCGACGGCGACCCCAACGATCCGATCCACCTCAAGGCCTTCGACAAGGCGGGCTGTCTCGGGCATCGGGTGATCCGCACCCCGGACGAGATCGACACCATCCCGGACGAGGAGTTCCCGGTTCTGATGGAGTCGCATCTGGACGGCTGGGAGTTCGCGGTGGAGGCGTGGATCCACAACGGCAAGGTGAAGTTCCTCAACATCTCCGAGTACGTCACGCTCGGGTACTCGGTGTTCGTGCCGGCGACCCCGGAGCTGGAGCGGTACCGGCCGCAGATCACCGCGCAGATCGAGAAGCTGGTCAAGGCGTTCGACATCGAGTTCGGGTTCCTGCACCCGGAGTACTTCGTGACCAGCGACGGCGAGATGTACTTCGGCGAGGTGGCCTACCGGCCGCCCGGCTTCAAGGTGTTCGAACTGCTGGAGCGGGCCTACGGGTTCAACGCCTACCAGGGCCTGGTGCTGGCGTTCGACCCGAAGACGACCGAGGAGGAGATCGACGCCTTCTTCCCGCGTGAGGTGGTGGACGCGACCGGCGTGGCCGGCTGCTTCGGCGTGTACCCGCGCCGCCGGGTGGTCAGCGACCTGCAGATCCCGCAGGAGACCGAGGACGACGACTACTACGAGTCGCACGACCTCTCCGCGCCGGTCGAGGAGACAGTGACGAAGCGAACCGCGTTCGGCACGCACTGGGGACTACTGTATTTCTTCGGGGACGACCCCTACCGGATGCGCGAGCTGCTGAAACGGCAGGAAGACCTCGACTTCTACGTCTGA
- a CDS encoding sulfatase-like hydrolase/transferase: MTHNPTRNILFLMTDQHSVSTLGCYGNPTVETPALDRLAATGTCFTDAFTPTAICTPARASLLTGAAPFRHRLLANYERNVGYLEDLAPDQFTFAEALGGAGWNLGLIGKWHGGVRRNAADYGFEGPDLQGWHNPVDHPDYLAYLAEHDLPGYRISEPIRGVTPNGGPGNLMAARLHQPVEATFEHYLATRTIEMMERFAAQDRPFYLAAHFFGPHLPYLLPPEYFDRYDPDEMELPVSATEETFEDKPSVQRNYSALWAHDTLDEATTRKLIAAYWGYVSLVDHELGRILDALDRLGLAGDTAVAMTADHGEFTGAHRLHDKGPAMYDEIYRIPALLRVPGAPAGQRRDEFVTLMDFTATILDLAGLPAVDAADGTSLLPLARGEAPPWRDRMLAEFHGHHFPYPQRMLRTRTHKLIVNPESTNELYDLRADPHELVNRIGDPELAPVRRALMADLYARLRDRGDNFYHWMTPMFEIGGADHDATLSAFET; the protein is encoded by the coding sequence GTGACCCACAACCCGACCCGGAACATCCTGTTCCTGATGACCGACCAGCATTCGGTCTCCACCCTGGGCTGCTACGGCAATCCGACGGTGGAAACGCCCGCGCTCGACCGGCTCGCGGCCACCGGGACGTGTTTCACCGACGCGTTCACCCCGACCGCGATCTGCACCCCGGCGCGGGCCAGCCTGCTGACCGGGGCGGCTCCGTTCCGGCACCGGCTGCTGGCCAACTACGAACGCAACGTCGGGTACCTGGAGGACCTCGCGCCGGACCAGTTCACCTTCGCCGAGGCGCTGGGTGGCGCGGGCTGGAACCTCGGACTGATCGGCAAATGGCACGGCGGGGTACGCCGGAACGCCGCCGACTACGGGTTCGAAGGACCGGACCTGCAGGGCTGGCACAACCCCGTCGACCACCCCGACTACCTCGCCTACCTGGCCGAGCACGACCTGCCCGGCTACCGCATCAGCGAACCGATCCGCGGCGTCACGCCGAACGGCGGACCCGGCAACCTGATGGCGGCGCGGTTGCACCAGCCGGTGGAGGCCACCTTCGAGCACTACCTGGCCACCCGCACGATCGAGATGATGGAGCGGTTCGCCGCCCAGGACCGGCCGTTCTACCTGGCGGCGCACTTCTTCGGCCCGCATCTGCCGTATCTGCTGCCGCCGGAGTACTTCGACCGCTACGACCCGGACGAGATGGAACTCCCGGTGTCGGCGACCGAGGAGACCTTCGAGGACAAGCCGTCGGTGCAGCGCAACTACAGCGCGCTGTGGGCGCACGACACCCTCGACGAAGCCACCACCCGGAAACTGATCGCCGCCTACTGGGGTTACGTGAGCCTGGTCGACCACGAACTCGGCCGCATCCTGGACGCACTGGACCGCCTGGGCCTGGCCGGCGACACCGCCGTGGCGATGACCGCCGACCACGGCGAGTTCACCGGGGCGCACCGGCTGCACGACAAGGGCCCGGCGATGTACGACGAGATCTACCGGATCCCCGCCCTGCTGCGGGTTCCGGGCGCCCCGGCCGGGCAGCGGCGGGACGAGTTCGTGACGCTGATGGACTTCACCGCCACGATCCTGGACCTGGCCGGCCTGCCCGCCGTGGACGCGGCCGACGGCACCAGCCTGCTGCCGCTGGCCCGCGGCGAAGCGCCGCCGTGGCGGGACCGGATGCTGGCCGAGTTCCACGGCCACCACTTCCCGTACCCGCAGCGCATGCTGCGCACCAGGACGCACAAGCTGATCGTCAACCCCGAGTCCACCAACGAGCTCTACGACCTGCGCGCCGATCCGCACGAGCTGGTCAACCGGATCGGCGACCCGGAGCTGGCCCCGGTCCGGCGCGCACTGATGGCCGACTTGTACGCCCGGCTGCGCGACCGCGGCGACAACTTTTACCACTGGATGACGCCGATGTTCGAGATCGGCGGAGCCGACCACGACGCGACACTGAGCGCGTTCGAGACCTGA
- a CDS encoding ROK family transcriptional regulator, with translation MTRSGEPARGGSAASRAAILGALRRRGPLTRQRLAAETGLSRATVSAVLRALTEDGQVRESASRVEGGRGRPSSVVTVNPARAELVGIELGRAHLAVAVADGADTVVGQAGHEMPVGTSVTAATAEALELLDRLAAERGLDLSVVRSVAVGTPGPKFGGTGRPSPDLALARFAHDRAEVANLLTARFRCPVRADNNTRYTALGEASHGAGAGAANVVCVRLDEGVGGGVVVDGSLLSGQWGTAGEFGHVSVDPAGARCACGGRGCLELSAALPALLTATGTAGAAALAEAVTTGPGRAVLERAALATAQALAGPLTALDVPVLVLGGRVARLPGFLAAVGETLQDLLPTWCAAGLSVRPAADDGAAGALGALIRARAAAETGTALSMKRMKQ, from the coding sequence ATGACGCGGAGCGGCGAACCGGCGCGCGGAGGCTCGGCGGCCAGCCGGGCGGCGATCCTCGGCGCCCTGCGCAGGCGTGGTCCGCTGACCCGGCAGCGGCTGGCCGCCGAGACCGGCCTGTCCCGGGCGACGGTGTCCGCGGTCCTGCGCGCGCTGACCGAAGACGGTCAGGTGCGGGAAAGCGCGTCCCGCGTCGAGGGAGGCCGCGGCCGGCCGTCCTCGGTCGTCACGGTGAATCCCGCGCGTGCCGAACTGGTCGGGATCGAACTCGGCAGAGCGCACCTGGCGGTGGCGGTGGCTGACGGCGCGGACACGGTGGTCGGCCAGGCCGGGCACGAGATGCCGGTCGGCACCTCGGTCACGGCGGCGACCGCGGAGGCGCTGGAGCTGCTCGACCGGCTGGCCGCGGAACGAGGCCTCGACCTCAGTGTGGTGCGGTCGGTGGCAGTCGGGACACCGGGGCCGAAGTTCGGCGGCACCGGCCGGCCTTCGCCCGATCTCGCGCTCGCGCGGTTCGCCCACGACCGGGCCGAGGTCGCGAACCTGCTCACGGCACGGTTCCGCTGTCCGGTGCGAGCCGACAACAACACCCGCTACACCGCGCTCGGCGAGGCTTCCCACGGCGCGGGAGCCGGCGCCGCGAACGTCGTCTGCGTGCGCCTGGACGAAGGCGTCGGCGGCGGCGTGGTCGTGGACGGCTCACTGCTGTCCGGTCAGTGGGGGACCGCGGGCGAATTCGGCCACGTCAGCGTGGATCCGGCCGGCGCGCGATGCGCCTGCGGAGGACGCGGCTGCCTCGAACTGTCCGCCGCTCTGCCCGCGTTGCTCACGGCGACCGGCACTGCCGGCGCCGCCGCGCTGGCCGAGGCGGTGACGACCGGCCCCGGCCGGGCCGTGCTGGAGCGGGCGGCGCTGGCCACCGCACAGGCGCTGGCCGGCCCGCTCACCGCACTGGACGTCCCGGTGCTGGTACTCGGCGGACGGGTGGCCCGGCTGCCCGGATTCCTCGCCGCGGTCGGCGAAACACTGCAGGACCTGCTGCCCACGTGGTGCGCTGCCGGGCTGAGCGTGCGGCCCGCGGCCGACGACGGGGCAGCGGGCGCACTCGGCGCGCTGATCCGGGCGCGCGCCGCGGCAGAGACCGGCACCGCGCTGAGCATGAAAAGGATGAAGCAGTGA
- a CDS encoding sugar porter family MFS transporter has protein sequence MRETAAPGTAAATAAPDRARRRHRRRAAGIAAVAALLVGYDMGVISGALLFIKPEFGLTPFESGVVVTTLLVGAVAGSALAGWLGQAIGRRGTLLVACALFVVSSLLMALAPDYGWLLAGRVLGGLAVGATQSTVPTYLAEIAPKRTRGRFTSANQLMIASGILLAAIVNYAFAQDLSWRWSLGLAALPAAAILVALLRQPETPRWLILKGRAREARAVLDSVLPADEAAQAFAELTTASEPAPGPAATGWRTLAGSRALRRILVVAVLFSMAQQLIGINSIVYYAPTILTQVGFGTSAALINTVGFGVLSVLMTLACGWAVDRAGRRPLLIGGGIVLGIAMLAVCAVFAFDLLDTPAGQYLTLGMLSIFKAGYSLTWGPVVWIVLPELFPLRARASGVSVATSAQILVTVLLTLYFPDLVAGSPTGIFLFFGLMGLATAIFVAKALPETSGKSLETLDRPGSPSPRP, from the coding sequence ATGCGGGAAACAGCTGCTCCGGGTACTGCCGCTGCGACGGCCGCGCCCGACCGGGCCCGCCGCCGGCACCGACGGCGGGCGGCCGGGATCGCCGCGGTCGCGGCGCTGCTGGTCGGTTACGACATGGGCGTGATCTCCGGCGCGCTGCTGTTCATCAAGCCCGAGTTCGGGCTCACGCCGTTCGAAAGCGGCGTGGTGGTCACCACTCTGCTCGTCGGCGCGGTCGCCGGATCGGCCCTCGCGGGCTGGCTCGGCCAGGCGATCGGCCGGCGGGGCACGCTCCTCGTGGCGTGCGCGTTGTTCGTGGTCTCCAGCCTGCTCATGGCGCTGGCCCCGGACTACGGGTGGCTGCTGGCCGGCCGGGTCCTCGGCGGGCTCGCGGTCGGCGCCACGCAGAGCACCGTGCCGACCTACCTCGCGGAAATCGCGCCGAAGCGGACCAGAGGCCGGTTCACCTCGGCCAACCAGCTGATGATCGCGAGCGGCATCCTGCTGGCCGCCATCGTCAACTACGCCTTCGCCCAGGACCTGTCGTGGCGGTGGTCGCTCGGCCTCGCCGCGCTGCCCGCGGCCGCGATCCTGGTCGCGTTGCTGCGTCAGCCGGAAACGCCGCGCTGGCTGATCCTCAAGGGCCGCGCCCGCGAAGCCCGCGCCGTCCTGGACTCGGTGCTGCCCGCGGACGAAGCCGCACAGGCGTTCGCGGAGCTGACCACGGCGAGCGAACCGGCACCGGGCCCGGCCGCGACCGGCTGGCGCACGCTGGCCGGTTCCCGTGCGCTGCGACGCATCCTGGTGGTGGCCGTGCTGTTCTCGATGGCGCAGCAGCTCATCGGGATCAATTCGATCGTCTACTACGCGCCGACCATCCTCACCCAGGTCGGGTTCGGCACGTCGGCCGCCTTGATCAACACGGTGGGCTTCGGCGTGCTGTCGGTGCTGATGACGCTGGCGTGCGGCTGGGCAGTCGACCGGGCGGGCCGGCGCCCGCTGCTGATCGGCGGTGGCATCGTGCTCGGCATCGCGATGCTCGCGGTGTGCGCGGTCTTCGCCTTCGATCTGCTCGACACGCCCGCAGGCCAGTACCTGACGCTCGGCATGCTGTCGATCTTCAAGGCCGGCTACTCGCTGACCTGGGGTCCGGTCGTGTGGATCGTGCTGCCCGAGCTGTTCCCGCTGCGGGCGAGGGCGTCCGGGGTCTCGGTGGCCACGAGCGCGCAGATCCTGGTGACCGTGCTGCTCACCCTCTACTTCCCCGATCTGGTGGCCGGAAGCCCCACCGGGATCTTCCTGTTCTTCGGCCTGATGGGACTGGCCACCGCGATCTTCGTCGCCAAGGCACTGCCGGAGACATCGGGCAAGAGCCTGGAAACCCTGGACCGCCCCGGATCGCCCAGCCCTCGGCCGTAA